A single genomic interval of Streptomyces sp. NBC_00663 harbors:
- a CDS encoding MarR family winged helix-turn-helix transcriptional regulator, with protein MADTPGGPGSLHIGSEPTLEEQIAAYQREFQDLDPQVEQIVSALSRLNRRMNVAYGRQTSALGISNTDWEVLKALVLSGAPYRMGPGDLAKRLGLTPAAMTHRIDRMVTEGLVNRERDESNRVRVIVELTAEGREKWLEAMRLATVFEEDLLQDLSPEERTALGDVLTRLLRRVEHAQPDAGGRLSDLD; from the coding sequence ATGGCTGACACCCCCGGCGGTCCCGGCAGTCTCCACATCGGCAGCGAGCCGACACTGGAGGAGCAGATCGCCGCCTACCAGCGCGAGTTCCAGGACCTCGACCCCCAGGTCGAGCAGATCGTCTCGGCCCTGTCGCGACTGAACCGCCGTATGAACGTCGCCTACGGCCGCCAGACCTCCGCCCTCGGCATCAGCAACACGGACTGGGAGGTCCTCAAGGCCCTCGTTCTCTCCGGTGCCCCCTATCGGATGGGCCCGGGAGACCTCGCCAAGCGCCTCGGTCTGACGCCGGCCGCCATGACCCACCGCATCGACCGGATGGTCACGGAGGGTCTGGTGAACCGGGAGCGCGACGAGTCCAACCGCGTCCGCGTCATCGTGGAGCTGACCGCGGAGGGCCGTGAGAAGTGGCTGGAGGCCATGCGCCTCGCCACGGTCTTCGAGGAAGACCTCCTCCAGGACCTGTCTCCTGAGGAGCGGACGGCGCTCGGCGACGTCCTCACCCGCCTCCTGCGCAGGGTGGAGCACGCCCAGCCGGACGCGGGCGGACGCCTCAGTGACCTGGACTGA
- a CDS encoding GNAT family N-acetyltransferase: MNFEIRSIRADEWPAAKELRLLALQDPAAPVAFLETYEDAVTRPDSFWQERAAGGSDPAGGVLQFVAEAADGTWVGSVVVLIEEAGSTDWAGFPVERRQGHVVGVFVRPEWRGGGVTKALFDAALEWAWGRGVEAVRLIVHEDNPRAQGFYRKAGFVPSGKVVPLEGHDGENELEFVLENAV; this comes from the coding sequence ATGAACTTCGAGATCCGTTCCATACGCGCCGACGAGTGGCCCGCCGCGAAGGAGCTGCGGCTTCTCGCGTTGCAGGACCCCGCCGCGCCCGTTGCTTTTCTGGAGACGTACGAGGATGCCGTTACCCGCCCGGACTCCTTCTGGCAGGAGCGGGCTGCCGGGGGATCGGATCCGGCCGGTGGGGTTCTCCAGTTTGTTGCCGAGGCTGCTGACGGAACCTGGGTCGGGTCCGTCGTCGTACTCATTGAGGAGGCCGGCTCCACCGACTGGGCCGGGTTCCCTGTGGAGCGGCGGCAGGGGCATGTCGTCGGGGTGTTCGTGCGGCCCGAGTGGCGTGGGGGCGGGGTGACCAAGGCGCTCTTCGACGCCGCTCTGGAATGGGCCTGGGGGCGTGGGGTCGAGGCTGTGCGGCTCATCGTGCACGAGGACAATCCGCGGGCTCAGGGGTTCTATCGCAAGGCCGGGTTCGTGCCGAGCGGGAAGGTCGTGCCCTTGGAGGGGCATGACGGGGAGAACGAGTTGGAGTTCGTGCTGGAGAACGCAGTCTGA
- a CDS encoding TraM recognition domain-containing protein produces MRPDDRRRQQGQGSRGGQGGQGGIPDGLLVGILAFLIGMTLLVWSATGLAGLFAHGGWPDGVTFTRTPLAMRQLIGRPHDMPGAWPETPAAQLSGYGLFWGLLIGQLMVLVVLTVFVLGTVARWKAVRRARRTEPQMAPRTVAVEQPPTAPEPAVERVTHHEVPTPRTEPVPEPAPAPVAVPARVEKVLVAPRETRHLTAIQAVRDAEGPTLVVTSNPAVWSDTKDARAKLGPVHLYDPAHLCDTPARLHWSPTAGCEDRETAKARAAALLTPVRPTARLDQAVSDTAETLLRSYLHAAAIDGRTIRHVHRWSQGTQIQDAVRILRTNPKAAPGAAGELEATLTAHPERRDIAQELTGRALSALFTVNIREACTPNRTDALALDSFVDEGGTLFVVGESIEDPRTNPGAMPLLTALVSSVVERGRRMAERSSSGRLDPPLTLVLDDVAAVAPLPQLPELLATGADRGLPTLALLRSREQARSRWPHDELPV; encoded by the coding sequence GTGAGACCGGACGACCGCCGTCGGCAGCAAGGCCAGGGGAGTCGAGGAGGCCAGGGAGGCCAGGGAGGCATCCCTGACGGGCTGTTGGTCGGCATACTCGCCTTCCTCATCGGCATGACCCTGCTCGTCTGGTCGGCCACCGGCCTCGCCGGCCTGTTCGCCCACGGCGGCTGGCCGGACGGCGTCACGTTCACCCGTACGCCCCTGGCCATGCGCCAGTTGATCGGCCGCCCCCATGACATGCCGGGCGCGTGGCCCGAGACCCCGGCGGCCCAGCTCTCCGGGTACGGGTTGTTCTGGGGCCTGCTCATCGGGCAGTTGATGGTGCTGGTCGTCCTCACCGTGTTCGTACTGGGGACGGTCGCCCGCTGGAAGGCGGTACGACGAGCGCGGAGGACGGAGCCTCAGATGGCGCCGCGAACCGTGGCCGTGGAGCAGCCGCCGACGGCTCCCGAGCCCGCCGTCGAGAGGGTCACGCACCACGAGGTGCCGACACCGAGGACGGAGCCGGTCCCGGAGCCCGCTCCCGCGCCGGTCGCCGTGCCCGCGCGGGTGGAGAAGGTACTGGTCGCCCCCAGGGAAACCCGCCACCTCACGGCGATCCAGGCGGTACGCGACGCGGAGGGCCCGACCCTCGTCGTCACCTCGAACCCCGCGGTCTGGTCGGACACCAAGGACGCCCGCGCCAAACTGGGCCCCGTCCACCTCTACGACCCCGCCCACCTCTGCGACACCCCGGCCCGCCTCCACTGGTCCCCCACGGCAGGCTGCGAGGACAGAGAGACGGCGAAGGCGAGAGCCGCGGCGCTCCTCACCCCGGTCCGCCCGACCGCCCGCCTCGACCAGGCGGTCAGCGACACCGCGGAAACGCTCCTTCGCAGCTATCTGCACGCCGCCGCCATAGACGGCCGCACCATCCGCCACGTCCACCGCTGGTCCCAGGGCACCCAGATCCAGGACGCGGTCCGCATCCTCCGTACGAATCCGAAGGCGGCCCCCGGCGCGGCGGGCGAACTGGAAGCCACCCTCACCGCCCACCCGGAACGCCGGGACATCGCCCAGGAGTTGACCGGCCGAGCCCTCTCCGCGCTCTTCACGGTCAACATCCGCGAGGCCTGCACTCCAAACCGAACTGATGCCCTCGCCTTGGATTCCTTCGTCGACGAAGGGGGCACGCTTTTCGTAGTGGGGGAGTCCATCGAGGACCCCAGGACCAACCCGGGCGCGATGCCCCTCCTGACGGCCCTCGTCTCCAGCGTGGTCGAGCGTGGCCGGCGCATGGCCGAACGGTCATCCTCCGGTCGCCTCGACCCACCACTGACCCTCGTCCTGGACGACGTCGCCGCCGTGGCCCCGCTTCCCCAACTCCCGGAGCTCCTGGCCACCGGAGCGGACCGCGGCCTGCCGACCCTGGCCCTGCTCCGCTCCCGGGAACAGGCAAGATCCCGCTGGCCGCACGACGAACTACCGGTCTGA
- a CDS encoding ATP-binding protein, whose amino-acid sequence MRDPLSVLTDAFTSFLFGKVETTRLPVRTSTGQAQAVYLPTAAPGLGDSGVIIGREVYSGKGYIYDPFQLYGQQLPAPHWLVLGESGNGKSALEKTYVLRQLRFRDRQVVVLDAQGEDGVGEWNLIAQELGITPIRLDPMAALDMGIRLNPLDPAITTTGQLALLRTIIEVALGHGLDERSGFALKVAHAYVNETIVERQPILTDIVEQLRHPEPESAEAMNVDIEDVRAWGLDVALVLDRLVDGDLRGMFDGPTTVGIDLDAPLIVFDLSHIDRNSIAMPILMAIVGVWLEHTWIRPDRKKRIFLVEEAWHIINSPFVAQLFQRLLKFGRRLGLSFVAVVHHLSDVVDGAAAKEAAAILKMASTRTIYAQKADEARSTGRVLGLPRWAVEIIPSLTPGIAVWDVNGNVQVVKHLITETERPLVFTDRAMTESSADRELTDDALRAAELEAEERAAAFMEQHMEQHMGDSESTVA is encoded by the coding sequence ATGCGGGATCCGCTGTCCGTCCTGACCGACGCCTTCACGTCCTTCCTCTTCGGCAAGGTCGAGACCACCCGCCTGCCCGTCCGCACCTCCACGGGCCAGGCCCAAGCGGTCTATCTGCCCACGGCGGCCCCCGGGTTGGGCGACTCGGGCGTGATCATCGGCCGCGAGGTCTACTCCGGCAAGGGCTACATCTACGACCCCTTCCAGCTCTACGGCCAACAGCTCCCGGCACCCCACTGGCTGGTGCTCGGCGAGTCCGGCAACGGCAAGTCGGCGCTGGAGAAGACGTATGTCCTACGGCAGTTGCGCTTCCGCGACCGACAGGTCGTCGTCCTCGACGCCCAGGGTGAGGACGGCGTCGGTGAATGGAACCTCATCGCGCAGGAGTTGGGCATAACCCCCATCCGCCTGGACCCGATGGCCGCCCTGGACATGGGGATCCGCCTCAACCCCCTCGACCCCGCGATCACGACGACGGGCCAGCTCGCGCTGCTCCGCACCATCATCGAGGTCGCCCTGGGCCACGGCTTGGACGAGCGCTCCGGCTTCGCCCTGAAGGTCGCGCACGCCTACGTCAACGAGACCATCGTCGAACGCCAGCCGATCCTCACGGACATCGTGGAGCAACTACGGCACCCCGAGCCGGAGTCGGCCGAGGCGATGAACGTCGACATAGAGGATGTGCGGGCCTGGGGCCTGGACGTCGCCCTGGTCCTGGACCGACTGGTCGACGGTGACCTGCGCGGCATGTTCGACGGCCCGACGACGGTCGGCATCGACCTGGATGCCCCGCTGATCGTCTTCGACCTGTCCCACATCGACCGCAACTCCATCGCCATGCCCATCCTCATGGCGATCGTCGGCGTGTGGCTGGAGCACACCTGGATCCGCCCCGACCGGAAGAAGCGCATCTTCCTGGTCGAGGAGGCCTGGCACATCATCAACAGCCCCTTCGTGGCCCAGCTCTTCCAGCGGCTGCTGAAGTTCGGCCGACGGCTGGGCCTGTCGTTCGTGGCGGTGGTCCACCATCTGTCCGACGTCGTGGACGGAGCGGCGGCCAAGGAGGCCGCGGCGATCCTGAAGATGGCGTCGACCAGGACGATCTACGCCCAGAAGGCGGACGAGGCGAGGTCAACGGGACGGGTGCTGGGCCTCCCCCGCTGGGCGGTGGAGATCATCCCGTCCCTGACACCGGGCATCGCGGTGTGGGACGTCAACGGCAACGTCCAGGTGGTCAAACACCTGATCACCGAGACGGAACGCCCGCTCGTCTTCACCGACCGCGCGATGACCGAGTCCTCCGCCGACCGCGAACTCACCGACGACGCCCTGCGCGCGGCCGAGTTGGAGGCGGAGGAGCGGGCGGCGGCCTTCATGGAACAGCACATGGAACAGCACATGGGCGACTCCGAGTCGACGGTGGCATAG
- a CDS encoding SCO6880 family protein, with amino-acid sequence MTTESHVSHPVTPRRTYLIGRARPNAIVGRNRETGEIALIIGGAFLGMMCGLIVPVLSLRIVLLMGFPLLALAAVYVPYKHRTFYKWFEINRSYKRTLKQGTVYRSGVMEAGIRTDGREVEIGPPPGIGRINWLAAPFGPDEIAVLLHADRRTVTAAIEIEGPGVGLRDSEDQEALVDRFGTLLKHVANGDGFVTRLQMLARTLPADPDAHAKDVAVRGDEKAPGWLMQSYDQLQSMVSTSSEQHRAYLVACMHYTRELSAEAHAMARAARPQSGRKLDRDAGLAVVMARELTDICSRLQEADIRVRQPLGQGRLASLIHSMYDPDHPIDHIQAMTRRNAWPAELDAMEPTFLQAKTRESSTRAPWCHATAWVKEWPMTPVGVNFLAPLLVHTPDVIRTVAVTMDLEPTEVAIERMLTEKTNDEAEASRAAKMNRTVDPRDVASHNRLDQRGEDLASGAAGVNLVGYITVSSRNPEALARDKRTIRASAGKSYLKLEWCDREHHRAFVNTLPFATGIRR; translated from the coding sequence TTGACGACCGAGTCCCACGTGTCCCATCCGGTCACGCCCCGCCGTACATATCTGATCGGCCGCGCCCGGCCGAACGCGATCGTCGGCAGAAATCGTGAGACCGGCGAGATCGCGCTCATCATCGGCGGCGCGTTCCTCGGCATGATGTGCGGGCTCATCGTCCCGGTGCTGTCCCTGCGCATCGTGCTGCTCATGGGCTTCCCGCTGCTCGCACTGGCGGCGGTCTACGTGCCGTACAAGCACCGCACGTTCTACAAGTGGTTCGAGATCAACCGCAGTTACAAGCGGACCCTCAAGCAGGGGACCGTGTACCGCTCGGGTGTCATGGAGGCCGGCATCCGCACCGACGGCCGTGAGGTCGAGATCGGCCCGCCCCCCGGCATCGGCCGCATCAACTGGCTCGCCGCCCCCTTCGGCCCCGACGAGATCGCCGTACTCCTGCACGCCGACCGCAGGACGGTGACGGCCGCCATCGAGATCGAGGGGCCCGGCGTCGGTCTGCGCGACTCCGAGGACCAGGAGGCGCTGGTAGACCGCTTCGGCACGCTCCTCAAGCACGTGGCCAACGGCGACGGCTTCGTCACCCGCCTCCAGATGCTCGCCCGCACCCTCCCCGCCGACCCGGACGCCCACGCCAAGGACGTGGCCGTCCGCGGCGACGAGAAGGCACCGGGATGGCTCATGCAGTCGTACGACCAGTTGCAGTCCATGGTCTCCACCAGCAGCGAGCAGCACCGCGCGTACCTGGTCGCCTGTATGCACTACACCCGCGAACTCTCCGCCGAGGCCCACGCGATGGCCCGTGCCGCGCGCCCCCAGTCGGGCCGCAAGCTGGACCGCGACGCGGGCCTGGCGGTGGTCATGGCGCGCGAGCTGACGGACATCTGCTCCCGCCTCCAGGAGGCGGACATCAGGGTCCGCCAGCCCCTCGGCCAGGGCCGGCTCGCCTCGCTCATCCACTCCATGTACGACCCGGACCACCCCATCGACCACATCCAGGCGATGACCAGGCGCAACGCCTGGCCGGCCGAACTCGACGCCATGGAACCGACGTTCCTCCAGGCGAAGACCCGCGAGTCCTCCACCCGCGCGCCCTGGTGCCACGCCACGGCCTGGGTGAAGGAGTGGCCGATGACCCCGGTGGGCGTGAACTTCCTGGCGCCCCTCCTGGTCCACACCCCGGACGTCATCCGCACGGTCGCCGTGACGATGGACCTCGAACCCACCGAGGTCGCCATCGAGCGGATGCTGACGGAGAAGACGAACGACGAGGCGGAGGCCAGCCGCGCCGCCAAGATGAACCGGACCGTCGACCCCCGCGACGTCGCCTCCCACAACCGTCTCGACCAGCGCGGCGAAGACCTCGCGAGCGGCGCGGCCGGCGTCAACCTGGTCGGCTACATCACCGTCTCCTCCCGCAACCCCGAGGCGCTGGCCCGCGACAAACGGACCATCCGGGCCTCGGCCGGAAAGTCGTACCTGAAGCTGGAGTGGTGTGACCGCGAACATCACCGCGCCTTCGTGAACACACTCCCGTTCGCCACCGGAATCCGAAGGTAG
- a CDS encoding Scr1 family TA system antitoxin-like transcriptional regulator, with amino-acid sequence MITHEAALRMRFGGPDVTRAQLKYLLDTAARDDIAIQVIPFAAGTFAGSGQAIYYAYGAVPQLDTVSLDQSHGPDAYGLRCVTRFSINRV; translated from the coding sequence GTGATCACCCATGAGGCCGCCCTGCGCATGCGGTTCGGAGGCCCCGACGTCACCCGCGCCCAGCTGAAGTACCTGCTGGACACGGCGGCACGCGACGACATCGCGATCCAGGTCATCCCCTTCGCCGCGGGCACCTTTGCCGGATCCGGCCAGGCCATCTACTACGCCTACGGCGCTGTGCCTCAGCTCGACACCGTAAGCCTCGACCAGTCCCACGGCCCGGACGCTTACGGACTTCGTTGCGTCACCCGCTTCAGCATCAACCGCGTCTGA
- a CDS encoding S53 family peptidase, producing MRTTPTDIRLRWRRIGTAAAAAALMFAGLGTAAVHANAAVPSKVTWAATPCSTPKKTGELACDSLRVTGGTTAFQRANGVTPKAADATTPSGYGPTDLQSAYGLTSAAASNGSGETIAIVDAYNDPNAEADLATYRSYYGLSACTTANGCFKKVSQTGSTTSLPSSDTGWSEEISLDLDMASAICPKCSILLVEAKSATMANLGTAVNEAVKLGAKYVSNSYGGSESSSDTSYDSSYFNHPGVAITVSAGDSGYGAEYPAASKYVTSVGGTALSKAASTTRGWTETVWKTSSTEGTGSGCSSYDTKPSWQTDTSCTKRMIADVSAVADPATGVSVYDSYGITAGWYTFGGTSASAPIIAGVYALAGTPGTTDYPASYPYASAGTSALNDVTSGNNGTCTTSYYCTARSGYDGPTGWGTPEGLAAFTG from the coding sequence ATGCGCACGACCCCCACCGACATACGTCTCAGATGGCGCCGGATCGGCACCGCGGCCGCCGCGGCGGCCCTGATGTTCGCCGGCCTCGGCACCGCGGCCGTCCACGCGAACGCGGCCGTCCCCTCCAAGGTCACCTGGGCCGCGACTCCTTGCTCGACCCCCAAGAAGACGGGTGAGCTGGCCTGTGACTCCCTCCGCGTCACGGGCGGCACCACGGCGTTCCAGCGGGCGAACGGCGTGACCCCGAAGGCCGCCGACGCCACCACCCCCTCCGGCTACGGCCCCACCGACCTCCAGAGCGCCTACGGCCTGACCTCCGCGGCGGCTTCCAACGGCTCCGGCGAGACGATCGCCATCGTCGACGCCTACAACGACCCGAACGCGGAGGCGGACCTGGCCACCTACCGCTCGTACTACGGCCTGTCGGCCTGCACGACGGCCAACGGCTGCTTCAAGAAGGTCAGCCAGACCGGCTCCACGACCTCCCTCCCCTCCAGCGACACCGGCTGGTCCGAGGAGATCTCCCTCGACCTCGACATGGCTTCGGCCATCTGCCCGAAGTGCAGCATCCTCCTGGTGGAGGCCAAGTCGGCCACGATGGCCAACCTGGGCACGGCGGTGAACGAGGCCGTCAAGCTCGGCGCGAAGTACGTCTCCAACTCCTACGGCGGCAGCGAATCGTCGAGCGACACCTCGTACGACTCCTCCTACTTCAACCACCCGGGCGTCGCCATCACGGTCAGTGCCGGCGACAGCGGCTACGGCGCCGAGTACCCGGCCGCCTCGAAGTACGTGACGTCGGTGGGCGGCACGGCCCTGTCGAAGGCGGCCTCGACCACCCGCGGCTGGACGGAAACGGTCTGGAAGACCAGCAGCACGGAGGGAACGGGCTCGGGCTGCTCCTCGTACGACACCAAACCCTCCTGGCAGACCGACACGAGCTGCACCAAGCGCATGATCGCCGACGTCTCGGCGGTGGCCGACCCGGCGACAGGCGTCTCGGTCTACGACTCCTACGGCATCACGGCGGGCTGGTACACCTTCGGCGGCACCAGCGCCTCGGCCCCCATCATCGCGGGCGTCTACGCCCTGGCCGGCACCCCCGGCACCACCGACTACCCGGCCTCCTACCCCTACGCGTCAGCGGGCACCTCAGCCCTCAACGACGTGACGTCCGGCAACAACGGCACCTGCACCACGAGCTACTACTGCACCGCCAGGTCGGGCTACGACGGCCCGACCGGCTGGGGAACTCCTGAGGGCCTGGCCGCCTTCACCGGCTGA
- a CDS encoding S53 family peptidase, whose protein sequence is MSGRWRKAGSAAAATTALLLAGLGTAAQAHADTTPHKVSPSAIAAQVAKAHVQYESSCAATPKKGYAACNALRVTAGTTAFMEKQAALKGVTPKSLKPNATSATPTGYGPSDLQKAYGLTSAAASNGSGETIAIVDAYDDPNAEADLATYRSYYGLSACTTANGCFKKVSQTGSTTSLPTADSGWAGEISLDLDMVSAIAPNAKILLVEASSSSMANLGTAVNEAVKLGAKFVSNSYGGSESSSDTSYDSSYFNHPGVAITVSAGDEGYGAEYPAASKYVTAVGGTKLSTSSTSRGWTESVWNTSSTEGTGSGCSSYDAKPTWQTDTSCTKRMIADVSAVADPATGVSVYDSYGSDGTGWNTYGGTSASAPIIASVYALAGTPGTSDYPASYPYAAAGTSALNDVTSGTNGTCTTSYYCTAKSGYDGPTGLGTPEGLAAFTG, encoded by the coding sequence ATGTCCGGCAGATGGCGCAAGGCCGGCTCCGCCGCCGCGGCCACCACCGCTCTCCTGCTCGCCGGCCTCGGCACCGCCGCCCAGGCCCACGCGGACACCACCCCCCACAAGGTGAGCCCCTCGGCCATCGCGGCCCAGGTCGCCAAGGCCCATGTCCAGTACGAGAGTTCCTGCGCCGCGACCCCCAAGAAGGGCTACGCCGCCTGCAACGCGCTCCGCGTCACCGCGGGCACCACCGCGTTCATGGAGAAGCAGGCCGCGCTGAAGGGCGTGACCCCCAAGTCCCTCAAGCCGAACGCCACTTCCGCCACTCCCACCGGCTACGGCCCGAGCGACCTCCAGAAGGCCTACGGCCTGACGTCCGCCGCCGCCTCGAACGGCTCGGGCGAGACCATCGCGATCGTCGACGCGTACGACGACCCCAACGCCGAGGCGGACCTGGCCACTTATCGCTCGTACTACGGCCTCTCCGCCTGCACGACGGCCAACGGCTGCTTCAAGAAGGTCAGCCAGACCGGCTCCACGACCTCCCTGCCCACCGCCGACAGCGGCTGGGCGGGCGAGATCTCCCTCGACCTCGACATGGTGTCGGCGATCGCCCCGAACGCCAAGATCCTCCTCGTCGAGGCGAGTTCGTCGAGCATGGCCAACCTGGGCACGGCGGTGAACGAGGCCGTCAAGCTCGGCGCGAAGTTCGTCTCCAACTCCTACGGCGGCAGCGAATCGTCGAGCGACACCTCGTACGACTCCTCCTACTTCAACCACCCCGGCGTCGCCATCACCGTCTCCGCCGGCGACGAGGGCTACGGCGCCGAGTACCCGGCCGCCTCGAAGTACGTGACGGCGGTCGGCGGCACGAAGCTCTCCACCTCCTCCACCAGCCGCGGCTGGACGGAGTCCGTCTGGAACACCAGCAGCACCGAGGGAACGGGCTCCGGCTGCTCCTCGTACGACGCGAAGCCGACCTGGCAGACCGACACCAGCTGCACCAAGCGCATGATCGCCGACGTCTCGGCCGTCGCCGACCCCGCCACGGGCGTCTCGGTCTACGACTCCTACGGCTCCGACGGCACCGGCTGGAACACCTACGGCGGCACCAGCGCCTCGGCCCCCATCATCGCGTCGGTGTACGCCCTCGCCGGCACCCCCGGCACCAGCGACTACCCCGCCTCCTACCCCTACGCGGCGGCAGGCACCTCGGCCCTCAACGACGTGACATCCGGCACCAACGGCACCTGCACCACCAGCTACTACTGCACCGCCAAGTCGGGCTACGACGGCCCGACCGGCCTGGGCACCCCGGAGGGCCTGGCCGCCTTCACCGGCTGA
- a CDS encoding TetR/AcrR family transcriptional regulator: MMPMSTSRPYHHGDLRSALLTAAERTLRDKGAAALSLRELARDIGVSHAAPGRHFKDKQALLDALALDGYDRLLQALTTADDPTLPLQPRLTALTLAYLRFATDNAALIELMYSLKHDPDASEQMAAAAERTVGSLAAIVAAAQKRGEIIEGDPAVLTLTVGAALHGIATFAANGHTDAQAAVDAVDTLVHLLLHGLLPR; encoded by the coding sequence ATGATGCCCATGTCCACGAGCCGCCCCTACCACCACGGAGACCTGCGCTCAGCGCTGCTCACCGCCGCCGAACGCACCCTGCGCGACAAGGGCGCCGCCGCGCTGTCACTGCGCGAGCTGGCCCGGGACATCGGCGTCAGCCACGCCGCGCCCGGCCGGCACTTCAAGGACAAGCAGGCCCTGCTCGACGCCCTGGCGCTCGACGGCTACGACCGCCTCCTCCAGGCCCTCACCACCGCCGACGACCCCACGCTCCCGCTCCAGCCCCGCCTCACCGCGCTCACCCTGGCCTATCTGCGGTTCGCCACCGACAACGCCGCGCTGATCGAGCTCATGTACTCCCTCAAGCACGACCCGGACGCCTCCGAGCAGATGGCCGCGGCGGCCGAGCGCACGGTGGGATCCCTGGCGGCGATCGTCGCGGCGGCCCAGAAGCGCGGCGAGATCATCGAGGGCGACCCGGCCGTGCTCACCCTCACCGTGGGCGCCGCGCTGCACGGCATCGCGACCTTCGCGGCCAACGGCCACACCGACGCCCAGGCGGCCGTCGACGCCGTCGACACCCTCGTACACCTGCTGCTGCACGGCCTGCTGCCTCGATAG
- a CDS encoding oxidoreductase, with amino-acid sequence MAEKQNAWNLTDLPDLTGRTAVVTGANSGLGLRTAEGLAGAGAHVVFAVRDVERGQAAAAGVRGSTEVRRLDLADLSSVREFADGWEGRPLSLLINNAGVMMLPQQQTRDGFEMQFGTNHLGHFALTNLLLPYVTDRVVTVSSGLHRGGSGVIDFDDLNQRANYSPTRAYAQSKLANLLFTLELQRRLTESDSAVRATAAHPGYAATNLQSHAASPLSRAFMKLGNRFMAQDDQAGALPTLYAATQDLPGASYVGPDGFQEMRGAPALVGRSAAASDPEAAKRLWTVSEELTGVRFPLEAAVRG; translated from the coding sequence ATGGCTGAGAAGCAGAACGCATGGAACCTGACCGACCTCCCTGACCTCACGGGCCGGACGGCCGTCGTCACCGGAGCCAACAGCGGCCTCGGGCTCCGTACCGCGGAGGGGCTGGCCGGGGCGGGCGCGCACGTCGTGTTCGCCGTACGGGACGTGGAGCGGGGGCAGGCCGCGGCGGCGGGCGTGCGGGGCAGCACCGAGGTGCGGCGGCTCGACCTGGCCGACCTGTCGTCCGTCCGTGAGTTCGCGGACGGCTGGGAGGGGCGGCCGCTGAGCCTGCTGATCAACAACGCGGGCGTGATGATGCTGCCGCAGCAGCAGACGCGGGACGGCTTCGAGATGCAGTTCGGCACCAACCACCTGGGCCACTTCGCGCTGACGAACCTGCTTCTGCCGTACGTCACCGATCGGGTGGTCACCGTCTCCTCGGGCCTGCACCGCGGTGGCAGCGGCGTGATCGACTTCGACGACCTGAACCAGCGGGCGAACTACAGCCCCACCCGCGCCTACGCCCAGTCGAAGCTGGCGAACCTGCTGTTCACGCTGGAACTCCAGCGCCGGCTGACGGAGTCGGACTCCGCCGTCCGCGCCACGGCCGCCCACCCCGGTTACGCCGCCACCAACCTCCAGAGCCACGCGGCCAGCCCCCTCTCCCGGGCCTTCATGAAGCTCGGCAACCGGTTCATGGCCCAGGACGACCAGGCGGGCGCGCTGCCGACGCTGTACGCGGCGACACAGGACCTCCCCGGCGCGAGCTACGTAGGCCCGGACGGCTTCCAGGAGATGCGCGGCGCGCCCGCCCTGGTGGGCCGGAGTGCGGCGGCGAGCGATCCCGAGGCGGCGAAGCGGCTGTGGACGGTGTCGGAGGAGCTGACGGGCGTGCGGTTCCCGCTGGAGGCGGCCGTACGGGGTTAG